Proteins encoded within one genomic window of Myxococcus virescens:
- a CDS encoding ferritin-like domain-containing protein, with translation MHQVSEAELEALSSEEGFRSSCEPDCYAYYLVTTRGDAVEAHTSQEALQAFLGDIDTPQEALLQVFAGRYNLSCTELEKGAVKANADGTFNVVATKGVACGEGSKLTQYLLEVTPSGEVHVKQTHILERGTKGCTVGRRPAGLRSDGSIACADELGQHFALIAHLEEASITAFLRLRDELALHGAAVELQQAALRSALDEVAHTEVCGRLARRHGATPARAVVAQLPPRPLLEVALDNAVEGCVRETYGALLAHHQALHAEDDEVREAMVRIAEDETRHADLSWAIDRWAVEQLPSAEQEAVRAARQRAVEALRAEVSAPTDAALLRALGLPEPEVAVAMVDLLSRELWN, from the coding sequence GTGCATCAGGTTTCTGAGGCGGAGCTCGAGGCCCTCTCCTCCGAGGAGGGGTTTCGCTCCAGCTGCGAGCCGGATTGCTACGCGTACTACCTCGTGACGACGCGAGGGGATGCGGTGGAGGCCCACACCTCTCAAGAGGCGCTCCAGGCCTTCCTGGGCGACATCGACACCCCTCAGGAGGCGCTGCTCCAGGTCTTCGCGGGGCGCTACAACCTGAGCTGCACCGAGTTGGAGAAAGGCGCGGTGAAGGCCAACGCGGACGGGACCTTCAACGTCGTCGCCACGAAGGGGGTTGCATGTGGAGAGGGCTCCAAACTGACGCAGTACCTGCTGGAGGTGACACCCTCGGGCGAGGTGCACGTGAAGCAGACCCACATCCTGGAGCGGGGCACGAAGGGGTGCACCGTGGGGCGCAGGCCCGCGGGGCTCCGCTCGGATGGCTCGATTGCATGCGCGGATGAGCTGGGGCAGCACTTCGCGCTCATCGCCCACCTGGAGGAGGCCTCCATCACGGCCTTCTTGAGGCTGCGGGACGAGCTGGCGCTGCATGGCGCGGCGGTCGAGCTTCAGCAGGCGGCGCTGCGCAGCGCACTCGATGAGGTGGCTCATACGGAGGTGTGTGGACGACTGGCGCGTCGTCATGGCGCGACGCCTGCGCGCGCGGTGGTGGCGCAGCTCCCGCCCAGGCCGCTGCTCGAGGTGGCGCTGGACAACGCGGTGGAGGGCTGCGTGCGCGAGACATACGGCGCGTTGCTGGCTCACCATCAGGCCCTGCACGCGGAGGACGACGAGGTGCGCGAGGCGATGGTCCGTATCGCCGAGGACGAGACCCGGCACGCGGACCTGTCCTGGGCCATCGACCGTTGGGCGGTAGAACAACTGCCGTCCGCAGAGCAGGAGGCGGTGCGCGCGGCACGTCAGCGCGCGGTGGAGGCGCTGCGTGCGGAGGTCTCCGCGCCGACCGATGCGGCGCTCCTGCGGGCGCTGGGGCTGCCGGAACCGGAGGTCGCCGTCGCGATGGTGGACCTGCTCTCGCGCGAGCTCTGGAATTGA
- a CDS encoding LysM peptidoglycan-binding domain-containing protein: MSIYRIRPNDTLSGLAARFGTTVEKLARDNNITNPDLIYAGNTLRIGHSGRDSFDAGGSPQGVRGGGSSGGVSGGADVGGPTGAGPSNASAAMRRLADAARSAAMGMGGYNSQGLCATGVSRAIRNALGIGVSGNGNQIDNNLPRDKFKQVNMSLEEALKIPGLVLTWESTSTRLGSIYGHTAVTLGDGHSSASDFIERNTTNSGRTGFKVFMPIA, from the coding sequence ATGTCCATCTACCGCATCCGTCCCAACGATACCCTCTCCGGCCTGGCGGCCCGTTTCGGCACCACCGTGGAGAAGCTGGCCCGTGACAACAACATCACGAACCCCGACCTCATCTACGCTGGGAACACGCTGCGCATCGGGCACTCCGGTCGCGACAGCTTCGACGCTGGTGGCAGCCCTCAGGGCGTTCGCGGTGGAGGTTCCTCGGGTGGCGTGAGCGGTGGAGCGGACGTGGGCGGCCCGACGGGCGCGGGGCCCAGCAACGCGTCTGCCGCGATGCGTCGACTGGCGGATGCGGCCCGCTCGGCGGCCATGGGCATGGGCGGCTACAACAGCCAGGGCCTGTGCGCCACGGGCGTCAGCCGGGCCATCCGCAACGCCCTGGGCATTGGCGTGTCGGGCAACGGCAACCAGATTGACAACAACCTGCCGCGCGACAAGTTCAAGCAGGTCAACATGTCGCTGGAGGAGGCGCTGAAGATTCCGGGCCTCGTCCTCACCTGGGAGAGCACCTCCACGCGCCTGGGCAGCATCTACGGCCACACGGCCGTCACCCTGGGTGATGGTCACTCGTCCGCGAGCGACTTCATCGAGCGCAACACGACCAACAGCGGGCGCACGGGCTTCAAGGTCTTCATGCCCATCGCATAG
- a CDS encoding DUF417 family protein, producing MSRIESLLRLAARADRIGMNVLRVGLIVVLVWIGSLKVAEYEADGIVPFVANSPVMSFVYAYDAPEYRQHMNAEGALVPANRAWHEANGTYGFSYLLGGVIVLFGLLIAAHWWRPELGAIGSALVIGMSVVTLSFLVTTPESWVPALGDAHHGFPWLSGRGRLVVKDAIMIGAAIVTMADSARVWLAQRKPQPAERLHRAAA from the coding sequence TTGTCCCGTATCGAGTCGCTCCTCCGCCTCGCCGCCCGTGCCGACCGCATCGGAATGAACGTCCTTCGCGTCGGCCTGATCGTCGTCCTCGTCTGGATTGGCTCGCTCAAGGTCGCCGAATACGAAGCCGACGGCATCGTCCCCTTCGTGGCCAACAGCCCGGTCATGAGCTTCGTCTATGCGTACGACGCCCCCGAATACCGGCAGCATATGAATGCCGAAGGCGCGCTCGTTCCCGCCAACCGCGCGTGGCACGAGGCGAACGGGACCTATGGGTTCTCCTACCTGCTCGGCGGCGTGATCGTGCTCTTCGGCCTGCTCATCGCCGCCCATTGGTGGCGCCCGGAGCTCGGCGCGATCGGCAGCGCCCTCGTGATCGGCATGTCGGTAGTGACGCTCTCTTTTCTCGTCACGACACCTGAGAGCTGGGTGCCGGCGCTCGGCGACGCCCACCACGGCTTTCCGTGGCTGAGCGGCCGCGGGCGGCTGGTGGTCAAGGATGCAATCATGATTGGCGCCGCCATCGTCACCATGGCCGATTCCGCGCGGGTCTGGCTGGCGCAGCGCAAGCCGCAGCCGGCCGAGCGGCTCCACCGCGCCGCCGCCTGA
- a CDS encoding RNA polymerase sigma factor: MERNDEKGFFSWVTSLVRDHRGALAAVARNEGLLADDALDAVQDAFATFLGLPHARKLAYEEDDSRNLLAILVRNHSRNKRRRHELARPHLSDSEVVESLADDRESVDSLIAHAEAHVLAFQCVEKLAAVQRQVVTLRLLEDQPGVRVADLLGTTPGNVAVLLHRAKRELRACMEE; encoded by the coding sequence ATGGAGCGCAACGACGAGAAGGGGTTCTTTTCCTGGGTCACCAGCCTGGTGCGCGACCATCGCGGCGCGCTCGCGGCGGTGGCTCGAAACGAGGGCCTGCTCGCCGACGATGCGCTCGACGCCGTCCAGGACGCCTTCGCGACCTTCCTCGGCCTGCCCCACGCGCGGAAGCTCGCGTACGAGGAGGACGACAGCCGCAACCTCCTCGCGATCCTCGTGCGAAACCACTCGCGGAACAAGAGGCGGCGCCACGAACTCGCGCGGCCGCATCTCAGCGACAGTGAAGTGGTCGAGAGCCTGGCTGATGATCGGGAGAGCGTCGATTCGCTCATCGCGCATGCCGAGGCGCATGTGCTCGCCTTCCAATGCGTGGAGAAGCTCGCCGCGGTGCAGCGCCAGGTGGTGACGCTGCGCCTGCTCGAGGATCAGCCGGGTGTCCGTGTGGCGGATCTCCTTGGCACCACACCTGGCAACGTCGCCGTGCTCCTGCACCGCGCGAAGCGTGAACTCCGCGCGTGCATGGAGGAGTAG
- a CDS encoding GrpB family protein — protein MPRPEDIMRHYDADPDENPWVKGKPAPEKVAVVPYDAGWPTRYAELAVAIQGVMGASAMQVEHVGSTAVPGLPAKPVIDIDLIVADSTREDDYVPALESLGYDLIIREPSWHQHRCLRLAAPRVNLHVFGPDCPEVIRHVMFRDWLREHDDDRQRYAAVKYTSAEGLDDVMEYNRRKEPVIRDLYARIFRAAGWIR, from the coding sequence ATGCCACGCCCCGAAGACATCATGCGTCATTACGATGCCGACCCAGACGAGAACCCCTGGGTCAAAGGAAAACCCGCTCCTGAGAAAGTCGCAGTCGTTCCCTATGATGCCGGATGGCCGACGCGCTACGCGGAGCTAGCCGTGGCCATCCAGGGTGTAATGGGCGCATCGGCCATGCAGGTCGAGCACGTCGGCTCGACTGCCGTGCCGGGCCTTCCCGCCAAGCCCGTCATCGACATCGATCTCATCGTCGCCGACTCCACGCGTGAGGACGACTATGTGCCTGCCCTCGAGAGCCTGGGCTACGACCTCATCATCCGCGAGCCGTCCTGGCATCAGCACCGCTGCCTGCGGCTCGCCGCGCCACGCGTGAACCTGCATGTGTTCGGCCCGGACTGCCCCGAGGTGATTCGCCACGTCATGTTCCGCGACTGGCTGCGCGAGCACGACGACGACCGGCAGCGCTACGCGGCGGTCAAGTACACCTCCGCCGAAGGCCTGGACGATGTGATGGAATACAACCGCCGAAAGGAGCCGGTGATCCGCGACCTCTACGCGCGGATCTTTCGCGCGGCGGGCTGGATTCGCTGA
- a CDS encoding glycoside hydrolase family 43 protein, which translates to MGRGVEGLHFLFCIYFVLVRAPPSGGGSMRKFPRILALTVVCAVSAFASGCGDEHIDTPLAEDAPVGTAGASLACSTRITYGERWIRPSGHTAQYDIASGLVTWDGTCINEGSNSYAVLSNGWRPYFTGSNACVMALDTDCAGATACSTRVTYAASWLHPSGHPAQYDDVSGRVFWDRACTNEGSNSYALLSNGWRPYFSGTGACGMSFRYTGCGGLYRNPVVPVDCADPGVIHDGTRYVAACTSGGAANAFPLRTSKDLVTWTSAGSIFPSASKPTWATGDFWAPEIHKVGTRYVAYFTARHSNGKLSIGAATSASALGPFTDIGRPLVHDTAMGMIDATFFTSTTGAPYLVWKADGNAVGRPTPIYGQALSADGLSLVGSRQTLISNNLSWEGGVVEAPWVVARGGYYYLFYSGNAYYNSTYAVGVARATSPLGPYTKLGSPILKTGGGWVGPGHNSVVTGPRGDMYMVYHAWNSAHTARVMLVDAITWPNGWPAVPSAPSASSRPMP; encoded by the coding sequence ATTGGCCGGGGCGTAGAGGGCTTGCATTTCTTGTTTTGCATATATTTCGTGTTAGTTCGTGCCCCTCCATCTGGAGGTGGTTCCATGAGGAAGTTCCCTCGCATCCTGGCGCTCACAGTGGTGTGCGCCGTCTCTGCCTTTGCATCCGGCTGTGGCGACGAGCACATCGACACGCCGCTCGCGGAGGATGCCCCGGTAGGCACCGCCGGTGCGTCGCTCGCATGCAGCACGCGCATCACCTACGGCGAAAGGTGGATTCGCCCCTCGGGGCACACCGCGCAGTACGACATCGCGAGCGGTTTGGTGACGTGGGATGGCACCTGCATCAACGAGGGCAGCAACTCGTATGCGGTGCTCTCGAACGGCTGGCGGCCGTACTTCACCGGCAGCAACGCGTGTGTCATGGCGCTCGACACGGACTGTGCAGGGGCCACCGCGTGCTCGACGCGCGTCACCTATGCCGCGTCGTGGCTGCACCCGTCGGGACACCCCGCTCAGTACGACGACGTGAGCGGGCGCGTGTTCTGGGACCGGGCCTGCACGAACGAGGGCAGCAACTCGTACGCGCTGCTCTCCAACGGGTGGAGGCCGTACTTCAGTGGAACTGGCGCGTGCGGCATGTCCTTCCGCTACACGGGGTGCGGCGGCCTGTACCGGAACCCGGTGGTCCCCGTGGATTGCGCGGACCCAGGCGTCATCCATGATGGGACGCGGTACGTCGCCGCGTGCACGTCCGGCGGCGCGGCGAATGCGTTCCCCCTGCGCACGTCGAAGGACCTGGTGACGTGGACGAGCGCGGGCTCCATCTTCCCGTCGGCGTCGAAGCCCACCTGGGCGACGGGCGACTTCTGGGCGCCGGAAATCCACAAGGTGGGGACGCGCTACGTCGCTTACTTCACCGCGCGGCACTCGAACGGGAAGCTGTCCATCGGCGCGGCGACGTCGGCGAGCGCGCTCGGGCCCTTCACGGACATTGGCCGGCCGCTCGTGCATGACACAGCGATGGGGATGATTGACGCCACCTTCTTCACGAGCACCACCGGGGCGCCCTACCTGGTGTGGAAGGCGGACGGCAATGCGGTGGGGCGGCCGACGCCCATCTACGGGCAGGCGCTGTCCGCGGATGGCCTGTCGCTGGTGGGCTCGCGCCAGACGCTCATCAGCAACAACCTGTCGTGGGAGGGCGGCGTCGTCGAGGCGCCATGGGTCGTCGCTCGGGGCGGCTACTACTACCTCTTCTATAGCGGTAACGCGTACTACAACAGCACCTACGCCGTGGGCGTCGCGCGGGCGACGAGCCCGCTGGGCCCGTACACCAAGCTGGGCTCGCCGATTCTCAAGACGGGTGGTGGCTGGGTGGGGCCGGGACACAACTCCGTCGTCACCGGGCCGCGCGGTGACATGTACATGGTCTACCACGCGTGGAACAGCGCCCACACGGCGCGGGTGATGCTCGTGGATGCAATCACGTGGCCCAATGGCTGGCCCGCGGTTCCGTCCGCGCCGTCGGCGAGCTCACGGCCCATGCCGTAG